In Cervus elaphus chromosome 5, mCerEla1.1, whole genome shotgun sequence, the following proteins share a genomic window:
- the SCOC gene encoding short coiled-coil protein isoform X4, which translates to MMNADMDAVDAENQVELEEKTRLINQVLELQHTLEDLSARVDAVKEENLKLKSENQVLGQYIENLMSASSVFQTTDTKSKRK; encoded by the exons ATGATGAATGCTGACATGGATG CAGTTGATGCTGAAAATCAGgtggaactggaggaaaaaaCACGACTTATTAATCAAGTGTTGGAACTCCAACACACACTTGAAG ATCTGTCTGCAAGAGTAGATGCAGTTAAGGAAGAAAATCTGAAGCTAAAATCAGAAAACCAAGTTCTCGGACAATATATAGAAAATCTCATGTCAGCTTCTAGTGTTTTTCAAACAACTgacacaaaaagcaaaagaaaataa